Proteins from one Ranitomeya variabilis isolate aRanVar5 chromosome 1, aRanVar5.hap1, whole genome shotgun sequence genomic window:
- the SRD5A3 gene encoding polyprenal reductase has translation MEGRSPGGCVEIPAALQVTGQSAMLLLPGTGFSLVAGFWSILDVVFLSALFLHLIGDCSSHRVGLCSVFQDLIRYGKTKLRARPAWLRWFDLPKRWFWHFYFLSVIWNGALLGLLVRSSLLGVRLPQWMQLLLNFFHKDSNQKISDGELSTLMALSLLWLHSLRRLLECLYVSVFSGGVIHLAQYCLGIGYYLLLGITVLDHAELDYKKVTVPGLVLQLRWYHIFGCLLYIWASMHQNRCHMILAGLRKDKSGKVVTMQHVMPSGDWFDSVSCPHYFAELLIYISVAFLFGLTHLTWWLQVLFVLFNQSLAAILCHEFYLQKFDSYPTNRKAFIPFVF, from the exons ATGGAGGGGCGGAGCCCAGGCGGATGTGTAGAAATCCCGGCAGCGCTGCAGGTGACAGGACAGTCGGCCATGTTGCTCCTCCCCGGGACCGGGTTCAGCCTGGTGGCCGGCTTCTGGTCGATCTTAGACGTGGTCTTCCTGTCGGCGCTCTTCTTGCATCTGATCGGGGACTGCAGCAGCCACCGCGTCGGACTGTGCAGCGTCTTCCAGGACCTCATCCGCTATGGGAAGACCAAGCTACGGGCGCGTCCCGCGTGGCTGCGCTGGTTCGACCTGCCGAAGAG GTGGTTTTGGCATTTCTATTTTTTGTCTGTAATCTGGAATGGGGCATTGCTGGGACTTCTTGTGCGCTCCTCACTGCTAGGTGTCCGATTACCACAATGGATGCAGCTGCTACTTAACTTTTTCCACAAGGACTCCAATCAAAAGATATCGG ATGGAGAGCTGTCTACCCTTATGGCTCTGTCCTTGCTGTGGCTACACAGTCTCAGACGGTTACTTGAGTGTCTATATGTGAGCGTCTTCTCCGGTGGTGTCATCCATCTTGCTCAGTATTGTCTTGGAATTGGCTACTATCTCCTCCTTGGGATAACTGTACTCGATCATGCAGAGTTGGATTACAAGAAGG TCACCGTTCCAGGTCTCGTACTACAGCTGCGCTGGTACCACATATTTGGGTGTCTTCTTTATATTTGGGCCTCTATGCACCAGAACAGATGTCATATGATTCTCGCTGGGCTCAGGAAGGATAAATCTG GTAAGGTGGTGACCATGCAGCACGTGATGCCGTCTGGAGACTGGTTTGACAGCGTGTCCTGCCCTCACTATTTTGCTGAACTGCTGATTTACATTTCCGTCGCCTTCCTCTTTGGACTAACACATCTTACTTGGTGGCTGCAAGTTTTGTTCGTTTTGTTTAACCAGTCGTTGGCTGCTATTTTATGCCATGAGTTTTATCTTCAGAAATTTGATTCGTACCCCACTAACAGAAAAGCATTTATACCGTTTGTGTTTTAA